The nucleotide sequence ATCTGTTTCACCACCTTCATTTTAAGTTTTACTATCATGCTGCTGTGAGAAGCTCCTccatttacattttctatttcaCTGTCAGACTAACTTCTTTACTTCTGTACctaattttttttcctccaaaagtCAATTAGAATTAGTACATACAATGTGTCATATAAATCACAGGTGTACATTACTGTTATTCAGGGTTATCTTACTAGCTAGCCTTACCGGGAAATGTCAATTCCCTTATTTGATTGTTTCCTCGATCCTCAATCCTTTCTCCACCTGGAAACCGTTCTGGTCCCAAATCTTGAAAGCCATCCGaaagtgcatttttaaaaatatttcattatgtgTTATTTCCCCCCATTAACTTTTATATTGGATAAAATTCAAGTAAGGGAGAGTCTGTCTGTGTCACGTGGTGTCAGGTTGGATATGAGCTATATAATGTCCATTTCCCCTGAAACATTTAGCCAAATAAATTATTTCCAATGTTCAAAAGTCGCCCTGATCAATTCTGgattattaaataatgaattcacaATCAGTGTCCTCTGAGCAGGACACAGCACACAGCGCAAATACAGAACacaggtttttattcatgtgcaggtgtttgttaaACAGCTAACAGGCTACAGAGAAAACACCGCTGCTCTGTTAGTAATAACTGTTACGTGTGTGCAGAAAACCCCCCCATCAAACGTCTCTACCGCTATTaagtttgactgacagctgatccagctATGATAAGCTGATGCCATCAGGATCTGACATTGCTTCATGTGATGCTtctctaaaaacatatttccttgtttcctctctcctttcatcttttccttGCGTCCTCAGTGGcagaaaaagcaagaaaaagacATAAGTGAGAGAAATCTGGACGCAATTTAAGGGGAATAGTGAGGTACCCTCAATCAGAATGGAGATAGAATGTCCATATTAAATACTTCTGTTACCACACCCGGTTTCTACACCTCCAACAGACACAGCTGCAGCTAATATAACTAATTAGGGTATGTTGGATTTAGGTGTGCCAGTTAGCGAGCACTGACAATAATGACATCTATTGTCGCTGCTTGCTCATTAGCTTACCTTAGGTAATGGGTAAGCTTAACTTAAACTCATTATGAATTTTACTAGCAGCAGCTGTGTTTTCTGAGTCTCTAGAGAAAGTGTTATTATAGCTGTGCTCATAGTGTATGCCACACGTATTCCACAGTTCATCTGCATTTTCTTGACTTTTTACACTACCTAGCCTCTTAACTTCTGGGAGGTGTGTTGTTGATGTGACCTCATTATCCCAGGTCATTAACTCATATCTGACTTCAATGTTTATCGGAACAGTAACTTAATAAGTGGCTGCAGTCTAAGAAGCCGATAAGATACGCATTATGTATCACACCAAAGTGAATATTCATAGACTATTGCTACAACAAATTAgtaatgacattttcattttcttccccCTTCCCAGATCATCCTAAACTCTATGCACAAGTACCAGCCCAGACTACACATAGTCAAAGCAGATGAAAACAACGCGTTTGGATCCAAGAACACTGCCTACTGCACTCATGTCTTTCATGAGACAGCCTTCATCTCTGTTACCTCTTATCAAAACCACAAGGTACAGTAGCTATCAAGTGTGTATACCACAGACATTAAAGTCATATTCAAGAAAAGTCCATAGTTTAACACATATAAAAACTTGGGTGTAACAGTTGGTGATGTTATGGTTGAATGGAGATTACACCAGTTCAGTACCTTCTTACTTTTCTGAGTAGCCTATTTGCAAGTTCTCCAAAAGCTTAAGTTTGAGAATTTAAAGGCCATTGAGTGTTTTTCTAGATTTAAATTGATGAAATTGAACTATAGAGTGCATATGTATGCACAGGGGGTGCAGATGTTCCTGTCCACCACAGCTGGACCCTAAAGTTAGAACACTGCTCACAATGTTCCTTTATTTGCTTTACTTGTGGATTGGTTTATACCAAACAGAAGAGAACTTACATGAAATATCATTTTCCTAGATCACTCAGTTGAAGATAGAGAACAACCCATTTGCCAAAGGATTCAGAGGTAGTGAAGAAGGAGATCTACGCGTTTCAAGACTACAGGGGTATGTTTATACGAAAACAGACCAGAAAAGTAAAACTGATCCTTTAGAACCATTTTGCACGTTGGAACTCTCATGTAAACTTAACATATACAAATTACCTCTTCACGAGCTTTTGTTTATGCACAGATATGGACATCTACCTCACCTTGAGAGGTTGTATAGAATGAAAATGACATGACAAACTAattatgtttcttttctcttgtcACAACTGATGCATAGGAAAGAATATCCGGTGATATCGAAGAACATGGTTCGACAGAGGCTCCTCTCCTCACATAGTCACCTAGCGGGGAAGCTCGGAGCAGGAGTTCTAACCGGGCATCCTCAAGTCCTGTCCTCTTATCAGTATGAGACTGGGGTTCCTTTGTCTAACTCGGACCTCCAAGATCCTATCTCGAACCACTTCCCTCAGAGCAGAGATCCCAGCCTTCTGTACCACTGCTTCAAACACAGAGGTTTGTTTCTTAAGCCATTGTTCTGTTAGGCATTGCAGAGAATCAGGCGTGCCTCTCTTTGGTACTCAtggttttaaaacaaacaaacaatgcagTTAATTATATCGCTTTGCAGATAATGCCCGACACCTGGAGCTTGGATGTAAGCGGCCATATCTAGAGACATCACCTGCGGTCTCAGAGGAGCATTACTTTCGTTCACCTCCCTCTTACGAGTCACCCCTTCTGTCTCATCCATACTGCGCTGAGGCAATCAGCTCCAGGGAGGCTTGTATGTACGGCAGCATGGAAACAGAGTCTGGATCGGGGGCAGGGGACACAGATGACCTGACCAACTCCCCTTCAATAAATTGCAACATGTGGGCTACAATGCAGCCCTACCCTCGCTATAGCGTGGAGGGCGTACCGTACCAACCCTTCACCGCCCACTTCACCAACGCTGCCACGGTCACCCCTGTGGTACCGCACCCCACGTCATCCATGGTGTCGAGGCCGCAGGCCGACCTGGGGGTCTACAACTCATCTACGGTCCAGCGAGGTCTGCCCGTCATACCtccatcatcttcctcttcatcctgcTCTCCAGCTGTTCCAGGATCCAGAGATAGGTCAGGCCATCCACCTCTGTACCACAAGAAGCCGGGGTCACCACTCCGGCCTCACAGAGATTTCTCAGCCTATCCTGCACAAGGTACTATATCCATCCGGGATCCGTCCTATCAGTACCAGGTGGGGCTGAGTAGTGCAGGGACTCACTGGACTGATAGCTAATGTGGACCACTGGAGAAACCAGTTTTGTCTAATCTTCAAGTCTGAAATTAATCATGGTTTCCAAGATCCCACTGTGGACTGCCAACATCAAGCAATGGTAATGAAATACAGCCATGATCATTACCCAATTGCAC is from Scomber scombrus chromosome 5, fScoSco1.1, whole genome shotgun sequence and encodes:
- the tbx4 gene encoding T-box transcription factor TBX4, giving the protein MLQEKASAVTDECVSRAQTGGETDLLPDQSRLGLPTAPTIPSSSSSEPDQNIENIKVVLHERELWKKFHEAGTEMIITKAGRRMFPSYKVKVTGMNPKTKYILLIDIVPADDHRYKFCDNKWMVAGKAEPAMPGRLYVHPDSPATGAHWMRQLVSFQKLKLTNNHLDPFGHIILNSMHKYQPRLHIVKADENNAFGSKNTAYCTHVFHETAFISVTSYQNHKITQLKIENNPFAKGFRGSEEGDLRVSRLQGKEYPVISKNMVRQRLLSSHSHLAGKLGAGVLTGHPQVLSSYQYETGVPLSNSDLQDPISNHFPQSRDPSLLYHCFKHRDNARHLELGCKRPYLETSPAVSEEHYFRSPPSYESPLLSHPYCAEAISSREACMYGSMETESGSGAGDTDDLTNSPSINCNMWATMQPYPRYSVEGVPYQPFTAHFTNAATVTPVVPHPTSSMVSRPQADLGVYNSSTVQRGLPVIPPSSSSSSCSPAVPGSRDRSGHPPLYHKKPGSPLRPHRDFSAYPAQGTISIRDPSYQYQVGLSSAGTHWTDS